The window GCGATCGCGCGGCGAGGCGGCGGCGATCGCGCCGGACCAGCAGAGCGTCTCGAGCAGCGTGTCGGTGAGCGGCTTGCCGGGCGCGTAGAGGCACTCGGGCAGATCGCCGGGCGTCGTGATCCGCGGCGGCACCAGCGCCAGGCCGCGTGCCGCCGTCGCGGCGACGAGCAGCTCGTTGAGCCGCAGCCCCGCCGCGCGCCCCGGGAGGACGACGAGCCAGCCGGAGAGGTCGGCGACCGGCGTGGCGCCGCCGTCGACGCTCGGATCGGCGCCCGCGCGGGCGAGCAGCCACTCGACCGCGGCGGCGAGGACGCCGGAGCCGACGTCGAGCCGGTGGAGCCGGCAGGGGGAGGGGGCTCGCGTTGTGGCGGCCGATGGGCTGCCAGCCGTGGCGGGGGCTGCGGGCGCGGCGGTCCGACGGGCCATGGATCCTTCCAGGCGGGGGTGGACGGAAGTCTAGCAGCCCGTGGGAAAAGCGCCCGGCCGCCGGATGCGGCCGACGGCGACCGGGGAAACCCGCGGCGTTTCCCGCGGTCGCCAGAGTGGACACAGGCCGCGGACGGCTTTGTCCACGGACAGCGGGCAGCCGGATCGGCCGGTCAGCCGGGGAGCAGGGCCGTGATCGCGTCGCGCTCGGCGGAGGCCAGTGCGACGTCGGCCGCGGTGACGAGCTCGGCGAGCTGCCCGGGCCGCCGCGCGCCGACGATCGCCGCGGTCACCGCGCCGTGGCCGAGCACCCAGGCCAACGCCAGCGCGCCGACCGAGATCCCGCGGGCCGCGGCCAGCGGGCGGAGCCGCTCGACGAACGCCAGGTGCGCCGAGAACTGCGGCTCCTGGAACAGCGGGTTCTTCTCCTTGCGCCAGTCGTCGGCGGCGAGCGCCGCGAAGCGTGCGTGCGACCAGGCTCCCGTCAGCAGCCCCGAGGCCATCGGCGAATAGGCGAGGACGCCGACGCCGTGGGCAGAGCACCAGGGAAGGATCGTCGCCTCGATGTCGCGGCGCAGCAGCGAGTAGGGGGGCTGGAGCGACGTCACCGGCGCGATGGCGCTGGCCCGCTCGAGTTGGGCGACGCTGAAATTGCTGACGCCGATCC is drawn from Planctomycetota bacterium and contains these coding sequences:
- a CDS encoding aldo/keto reductase; the encoded protein is MHLRRLGNSDLLITPLGFGSWAIGGPGWPFAWGGQDDGDSSAAIHEALDLGFNWIDTAPVYGLGHSEEVVARALAGLPAGRRPLLFTKCGRVWNERREVGKRLTAASIRVECEASLRRLGVDCIDLYQIHWPEPDEEVEEGWAECARLVRDGKVRWIGVSNFSVAQLERASAIAPVTSLQPPYSLLRRDIEATILPWCSAHGVGVLAYSPMASGLLTGAWSHARFAALAADDWRKEKNPLFQEPQFSAHLAFVERLRPLAAARGISVGALALAWVLGHGAVTAAIVGARRPGQLAELVTAADVALASAERDAITALLPG